The sequence below is a genomic window from Alkalidesulfovibrio alkalitolerans DSM 16529.
CTCCTGCTTGAGCCAGATCTTGAGCACGGCCACGGCCTGATCCATGTCCTGCTCGGAAAGCTGAAGTGCCTGGGCCTTGGCGTTCTCCAGGCGGCGCTGTAAGTCCAGCGCTTCCTCCTCGACGCCTTCCTCCAGGGCCAGGCGTTCTTCCACGCCGGGCAAGCCCACGAGTTCCTCCATCTCTTCCTCGGCCACGCGGGGCTTGATGAGCGCCAGGATCACCGGGCGCACGACCATGATGAGGAAGAGGAAGATCAGCAGGCCGTTGAGGAACGGTTTGCCCAGGCGCTGCATGTACTCCATCATCGTCTGCAGGAGGCTCGGTTCGGCGAAAAGATCAGGCTCGCCGAAGGACACGGACGTGACCTCGATGGAGTCGCCGCGCGCCGGGTCGAAGCCCACGGCGTTTTGCACCAGTTGCCGGATTTGGGCGAGTTGCTGCTCGGAACGCGGCGCGAAGACCCTCTCTCCGTCCGCACCGACCTCCTGATACGTTCCATCCACGATAACCGCGATGGTCAGGCGTTTCAACTCTCCCACGGAGTCCACGATCTGGTAGGATTCCTTGTTGATCTCGAAGTTCGTGGTCCGCGTCTCGCGGTTGGATTCCTGGGTTGAGAGGGAGCCGTTGAAGCCGTCGCCCCGGAAGTTGGGGTCGGGCACGCCGCCTTCGATGTTGGCCCGGCCAAGCGTGGACTCCTCGGAGCGGGTCTCGGAGCGCACCACGGCCGAGGCCGGATCGTAGACCTCGCGAGTGATGGTCCGCTGCGAGTAGTCCACGTCGGCGTTGACGCGGGCCACGATCTTGCCGGGCGCGCCGGTGATGGGCAGGAGAAGCTGCTCGATGCGGCGTTCGAGCGTCTTCTCGATGTTCATCCGGTATTCCATCTGAGCCATGCTCATGCCCGCCATGGAGTCGTCGGCGTCTGGCTGGTAGAGCACCTGGCCGCGCGTGTCCGCGATGGTGATATTGGATTTGGAGAGCCCTTCCACGGCCGAAGCCACGAGGTTGGAGACGGCCATGAGTTGTTTTTGGCCGAGCTTTTGGCCCTCGCGCATCTGGAGGATGACCGAGGCCGAGGGTGGCATGTCGTCCTCGATGAACAGGGATTTGGCCGGGATGGAGAGATGCACCCTGGCCCGCTCAACTTCGGGGAACTCCATGATCGTGCGCGCCAGTTCGCCTTGCAGGGCGCGCTGGTAGTTGATGCGCTGCACGAAGTCGGTCTGGCCGATCTTCACGTCGTCGAAAAGCTCGAAACCCAGGCCCTGGCCATGCACCGCGCCTTCGCCCGCGATCTTCAAGCGGACCTCGTAAACCTGATCGGATGGGACCAGGATGCTCGATCCGTTGTCGTCGAGCTTGTAGGGGATCTTCTGTGCCTGGAGCATGGACACCACGCGATTGGCGTCCTCGGAGTGGAGGTTGGAATACAGGATCTTCCAATCCGGCCTGTTGAGGAAATAGATCATCAGGATGAAAGCGAAGACAACTGATGCCGCCAGGCCGCCGATGAGGATGCGCTGCGAAACGGTGCGCTTCTGCCAGTAGCCGCTCAGCTTGGCGAGTGTGTTGTCGATGAACGGGGCCATGTCCTCTTCCTCCGATGAGATTGTGCTTCGGATCGATGCGCGGGCTTAGTCGGAACTTCGTTACATCTGCATGCGCATCAGTTCCTGATACGCAGTCATGACCTTGTTACGCACGGCCGTGGTGAGGTTCACGGCCAGTCCCGCCTTTTGCAGGTGGATCATCAGTTCGTGCACGTTGGTGTTCTTGCCGGTGGCGAACTCCTCGACCATGCTCGCGCCCTTGAGTTGCATCTCGTTGACGTCCTTGAGCGAGGAGTTGAGCGTCTCGGAGAACGCTTGGGGTTTGGCGGCCTGGGACTGGACCTTCGAGGATATCTGCTGGGCGGTCTTTTGCACGGCCTGCATGTTCTGGCCGTAAGCCTTGAGCGCCGCGCTGCCGATGGAGGTGATGGCCATTGTCGTTCTCCCTCGCTAACCCTGCCCGATCAGCAGAGCCTTGTTGTACATGGTCTTGGCGGACTCGATGGCAGCCGCGCCCGCCTCGTAGGAACGCATGGACGTGATCATGTTGGCCATCTCCTCGACCACGTTGATATCGGGAAAGCGTACGTAGCCTTCCTCGTTGGCGTCTGGATGCCCAGGGTCGAAGACCATGCGGAAGGGACGTTGATCGTTGACGATGCCAACAACCTTCACGCCTTTGAGTTCGCGGTTGTTCTGGTTCCACATCTCCGTGGCGAAGGGCGAATAAACGTCCGAGGTTTCCATGACCACGGATTTGCGGACATAAGGGCCGCCCTCCACGGTGCGCGTGGTGTTGATGTTCGCCAGGTTCATGGAGATGACGTTCAGGTGCGAGCGCTGGGCTCCAAGGCCCGAAGCTGCGACGTCGAGCGCGGTCAGGAAGTCCATTTACTTGCTCCCTTCGGTGATGATCTTGTTCACGCCGGTGAAATAGCGCTGCATGATCGTGGTCAGGGTGTTGTATTGCAAGGTGTTCTTGGACATCGTGGCCATCTCCTTGTCGAGATTCACGCTGTCCTCTCCGTAGATGTATCGCGGCTTGAACACCTTCTCGGCCTGTCCCTCGAAGGAGTTGGGATCGAAGACCGCGGGCATGTGGCCCTGCTCGGTCCTGGTCATGCGGCCGTGGGCGTCCTGGTTCAGGGCTCTTTGCAATTCCTTCTCGAAGGCGATCTCGCGCGGCCGGTAGTTGGGCGTGGCGATGTTGGCGAGGTTGGCCATGACGAGGTTTTGACGCTCCAACTGGAGGTCCATGACCTTGGCGGTCAGTTCTATGTGTGGTCTCGTCAGCTTCATGCCGTGTTCTCCTTGGTCTTGCGCCGAAATTCGGTTTGGGCGGCCGCCCCGGCGGGGCTGGCGCCGCAACGGGATAAGCAAGGGGCGTTCCAAGTCCGTATCTGCCTGGGATTGCTGACCTTGGATTCGGGATGGGCGTTTGCCCAGGGGCGTCACGCGTCGTTTTCAGGAAGTTGGACGAAGGGATGACGCACGTCCTGCCTGGGTGGGCGAAACAGGTTGGCACACGGGTTGCAAAACGCTGTTCGCCGCCATTGGGCGGAAAAAATTTCGTTTCTGCCGCCGAAAGGGCGCG
It includes:
- the fliF gene encoding flagellar basal-body MS-ring/collar protein FliF, with protein sequence MAPFIDNTLAKLSGYWQKRTVSQRILIGGLAASVVFAFILMIYFLNRPDWKILYSNLHSEDANRVVSMLQAQKIPYKLDDNGSSILVPSDQVYEVRLKIAGEGAVHGQGLGFELFDDVKIGQTDFVQRINYQRALQGELARTIMEFPEVERARVHLSIPAKSLFIEDDMPPSASVILQMREGQKLGQKQLMAVSNLVASAVEGLSKSNITIADTRGQVLYQPDADDSMAGMSMAQMEYRMNIEKTLERRIEQLLLPITGAPGKIVARVNADVDYSQRTITREVYDPASAVVRSETRSEESTLGRANIEGGVPDPNFRGDGFNGSLSTQESNRETRTTNFEINKESYQIVDSVGELKRLTIAVIVDGTYQEVGADGERVFAPRSEQQLAQIRQLVQNAVGFDPARGDSIEVTSVSFGEPDLFAEPSLLQTMMEYMQRLGKPFLNGLLIFLFLIMVVRPVILALIKPRVAEEEMEELVGLPGVEERLALEEGVEEEALDLQRRLENAKAQALQLSEQDMDQAVAVLKIWLKQEAA
- the fliE gene encoding flagellar hook-basal body complex protein FliE, with product MAITSIGSAALKAYGQNMQAVQKTAQQISSKVQSQAAKPQAFSETLNSSLKDVNEMQLKGASMVEEFATGKNTNVHELMIHLQKAGLAVNLTTAVRNKVMTAYQELMRMQM
- the flgC gene encoding flagellar basal body rod protein FlgC, translating into MDFLTALDVAASGLGAQRSHLNVISMNLANINTTRTVEGGPYVRKSVVMETSDVYSPFATEMWNQNNRELKGVKVVGIVNDQRPFRMVFDPGHPDANEEGYVRFPDINVVEEMANMITSMRSYEAGAAAIESAKTMYNKALLIGQG
- the flgB gene encoding flagellar basal body rod protein FlgB produces the protein MKLTRPHIELTAKVMDLQLERQNLVMANLANIATPNYRPREIAFEKELQRALNQDAHGRMTRTEQGHMPAVFDPNSFEGQAEKVFKPRYIYGEDSVNLDKEMATMSKNTLQYNTLTTIMQRYFTGVNKIITEGSK